Proteins found in one Microtus pennsylvanicus isolate mMicPen1 chromosome 14, mMicPen1.hap1, whole genome shotgun sequence genomic segment:
- the Rpl10l gene encoding ribosomal protein uL16-like isoform X2, which yields MGRRPARCYRYCKNKPYPKSRFCRGVPDALEAARICANKYMVKSCGKDGFHIRVRLHPFHVIRINKMLSCAGADRLQTGMRGAFGKPQGTVARVHIGQVIMSIRTKLQNKEHVVEALRRAKFKFPGRQKIHISKKWGFTKFNAEEFEGKVAAKRLIPDGCGVKYIPERGPLDKWRALHS from the exons ATGGGTCGTCGCCCAGCTCGCTGTTACCGGTACTGTAAGAACAAGCCGTACCCTAAGTCTCGCTTCTGCCGCGGGGTCCCCGAT GCCCTGGAAGCCGCTCGCATCTGCGCCAACAAGTACATGGTGAAGAGCTGCGGCAAGGACGGCTTCCACATCCGCGTGCGCCTGCACCCCTTCCACGTCATCCGCATCAACAAGATGCTGTCGTGCGCCGGCGCCGACCGCCTCCAGACCGGCATGCGAGGCGCCTTCGGGAAGCCGCAGGGCACCGTGGCCCGGGTCCACATCGGCCAGGTCATCATGTCCATCCGCACCAAGCTGCAAAACAAGGAGCACGTGGTCGAAGCCCTGCGCAGGGCCAAGTTCAAGTTCCCCGGCCGCCAGAAGATCCACATCTCCAAGAAGTGGGGCTTCACCAAATTCAACGCCGAGGAGTTCGAAGGCAAGGTGGCGGCGAAGCGCCTCATCCCTGACGGCTGCGGAGTCAAATACATCCCGGAACGTGGTCCTCTGGACAAGTGGCGGGCCCTGCATTCCTGA
- the Rpl10l gene encoding ribosomal protein uL16-like isoform X1, with the protein MGRRPARCYRYCKNKPYPKSRFCRGVPDAKIRIFDLGRKKAKVDEFPLCGHMVSDEYEQLSSEALEAARICANKYMVKSCGKDGFHIRVRLHPFHVIRINKMLSCAGADRLQTGMRGAFGKPQGTVARVHIGQVIMSIRTKLQNKEHVVEALRRAKFKFPGRQKIHISKKWGFTKFNAEEFEGKVAAKRLIPDGCGVKYIPERGPLDKWRALHS; encoded by the coding sequence ATGGGTCGTCGCCCAGCTCGCTGTTACCGGTACTGTAAGAACAAGCCGTACCCTAAGTCTCGCTTCTGCCGCGGGGTCCCCGATGCGAAGATCCGCATCTTCGACCTGGGTCGGAAGAAGGCGAAGGTGGACGAGTTCCCGCTGTGCGGCCACATGGTGTCGGACGAGTACGAGCAGCTGTCGTCGGAGGCCCTGGAAGCCGCTCGCATCTGCGCCAACAAGTACATGGTGAAGAGCTGCGGCAAGGACGGCTTCCACATCCGCGTGCGCCTGCACCCCTTCCACGTCATCCGCATCAACAAGATGCTGTCGTGCGCCGGCGCCGACCGCCTCCAGACCGGCATGCGAGGCGCCTTCGGGAAGCCGCAGGGCACCGTGGCCCGGGTCCACATCGGCCAGGTCATCATGTCCATCCGCACCAAGCTGCAAAACAAGGAGCACGTGGTCGAAGCCCTGCGCAGGGCCAAGTTCAAGTTCCCCGGCCGCCAGAAGATCCACATCTCCAAGAAGTGGGGCTTCACCAAATTCAACGCCGAGGAGTTCGAAGGCAAGGTGGCGGCGAAGCGCCTCATCCCTGACGGCTGCGGAGTCAAATACATCCCGGAACGTGGTCCTCTGGACAAGTGGCGGGCCCTGCATTCCTGA